AGAGATGCATAATCTCAGCAAGTCCCAATCCTCCCATGTCTGTCAAATTGTACGTACCATCTGAAACCATCACCATCGATCGAGCGTAGAGCTTTCATTTCAAGCAAGCCAACAGGGCATCTTCCGGTCTCCCAAGCTGGACTGTGCGTCTGAAACCCAGGATTGACCGGGCCCGGCAAGCTTTCTGCactgcactctctctctctctctctcccatggTGGATGCTGATAtgccatccaccttgaaggagaaggCGCCCTCAAAACTTTGTTCTCTGCGACTGCGAATCTACACGATTCGTGCACAGTACATCCTTCAGATCTGTTCCTATCCACTCTCGAAGCCTCAAGTGGGCGAACACCACTTCCCTGCGGCGCTGTTTGCTACAGCTTGCTTGTGTGATGACCTGCAACAGCTGCCATGATAGCAACCGCATGTGGTGTTACATAGTCATCAATCGGATGGCGTTTTATGGTGGTCAAAGAAGCCATGGCCATAAAGCTTCTGTGCAGTTCAGGATAACGACCATGACACAGACCACCCACATcaccttcatcatcatcatcatcctcctcctctctaCTGCAGGCTCCACAGCctacacttttggcttcctttcaCCTTAGCTTACTGTTGCTCGCAACATGATCCAGCTGCAGTTACAGTCACAGTTTTGTCATATTGCCCTCATCTCTCCATCTCCCGACAGCGCCTCATATCATCCCTACAGCAAGATCTTAGTCTTTTAGTTCTCGGATTTTTCTTCCTTCCCAATAATGAGGGTTTTCCTTTGGAGGGAAGTCTCTTCAATTATTGTGGAAATAATTGAgcataagcatatatatatatatatatatcggatgATTTTACCAAGTGACTAACATAGAAAGCCAAGTAATAGACTGCAAATAATTCAACCAGATAAAGATCTACACACAGACTACTGGTCTCTCGGCCCACGTAAATTTGTTTTGGGTTCGATTGTGGTTCGGATTAGCAAGCTCAAATGTCAACGCCGATTCACCTTGGTCTCACAGCAACATCGATGACGTGGACGACAAAATCCACAAGAGTTTTGATGTAATGTTAATTGGAGGAGCAATAATGAAGAAAATACATTGAAATTTATGAGGGTAAATGGATTACTTCCAAATTTCATGCTCTGCAATAAGCAACAATTAGATTAGGCATACTGATAATTTCTGTTGATTACACAAAATTTTGTGACCATGCATTGCATTTTGAGATCGTACTTGAAATTATGCTATCTGAGACTATAAAATGCGCTCTGAATCTGAGATACGAAACAATTCTTTCATGGCAGGCAGCGTCTCATGAACCCCAGATGAGAGCATCGAAACCTACAGGAGGAAGTGACATCACACCAGACTTGGAAATCTAAATTTCATGAagttgaggaggaagaggaggaggcaatGCAGGAGGAGGACACGGCTCCCCTCGTCGCCAGCAGCTGCGCGATGGCCTCGTAGCCCATGGACCTCGCCATGACCAGCGGCGTGGCTCCCCTGTTGGTCTTGGCGTTGACGTTGGCGCCCATGTCGATGAGCGTTTCCACGGTCTCCAGGCACCCGCCCTCCACCGCCAGGTGCAGCGGCGTGTGCCCCTCCACGTCTTGGCACTCCAAGTCCATGCCGAAGTCGGCCAGCAGCGCCACCGCGTCGCGGTGTCCCTTGATCGCCGCCGCGTGGAGCGCCGTCAGGCCGTACTGGTCGCGACTGTGGACGCCGACGCGCTTCCTCAGCAGGCACTCCAGCCGCCGCAGGTCTCCTTTCCTCGATGCCGTCAACACCATCTCCCCGCGTTCCAGTAGCTCCACCACCTCCTGCTGCACTCACCAACCCACTGCTACATCAGTGTCCATCCCAAAAGTGCTTCATGAACAATCTTCACCGTGAAAGAGCAGACCACAGATTGCAGTAACAGTAGTGAGGTTGTTTTGGTAAGCGAGAGAGTAGGACGCTGCAGGTGGGACATAGATGAGCTAGCTCGGTCACGGGTTCATGTCCCGAGCACTGCGTCTTTCCACGTCTCCGTTTTGCTTGCACGGTACGGTGGCAATGAAGGGTGTTTCACATGCATACAATAGATCGACAAAGACATGGGCAGGCAGCCTTGAGATTAGCGAATGCATTCATGTTGTTGCAACTTGCAACTACGTGCGGCCAAAGAAGCATCAAAGGTGGTGACATGGGAAGGAGATGGGCATGGTTGATAAACCACGCCTGTGATCTCTCTTCAAAGACCATAATGAAGCTTATGATCAGTAATAATTGTTCTTTGTGTTGTGGAATGTTGGAAATATATCTAATCAAGCAATGTACTGTCGGATAATTTGATGAAGCTGTGATGAGAGGGGATTAGGTGCGATCGACTTACATGTCCCTTGTCCCGAGCCACGTCGAGCGGTGTGCGGCCTCGGGCGGTGGCGATGCCGGCGTCGGCGCCCATCTCCAGAAGCGCTGCCACCGTGTCGGCGTCTCCGTTCGACGCCGCGCGGTACAGCGCCGTACGCCCGTCGCGGCTCCGCGCGTCCTTCTCTGCCCCCCACTTCTCCACCAGCTCCCTCACGCACCTCAGATGCCCTTTCCCGGCCGCCACCATCACCGGCGTCCGCCCCTCCGCGTCCCTCGTCTCCACCACCTCGGCGACtgcggcctcctcctcctcctcctctagcaTCCGCCTCAGCTCCTCCCACTccccggccgccgccgccgcgtggACACCCGTCCAGCCCTTAGGCGTGGCCGCAGCCGCCGGCGTCGCAGGCGCCTCGGGAGGCAGGAGAGGAAGTAGGTGTGGCTGGCGGCGCAGAAGGTGGCGGACGGCGGCTGCGTCACCGAGGGCGGCCGCGTGGCGGAGAAGGAATGGGCCCACGTAGGCGACCTTGAGCTTCACGTCGTGGGAGTGGGAGGGAGTGGCAGAATCGCCGCGGTCGGAGGAGAGAGATGCCTTGATGAGGAATCGATCGGAGGGGGAGCGGGGGAAGGCGGTAGGCGGGTGTGGCTGGGGGCGGAGGATGACGTGCAGGGCAGCGGAGGCGTGCGGCGGGAGTACGCCGGCGGGTGGGTTGACGTGGAACTTGGCAGGGGAGGATGTCTGCACCTTGAAGGCGACGGCGGAGCTCGGGTGCAGGGAGCGGAGGTGTAGGGTGGACCGGCACTTGGTGCCGGGCTTGAACTCGATCACCACCTCCGACTCCGCCACCTCCAACAGCTTCTCCACGGCCATCGCCGTCTCCATTCATCCAAATCCAAGAAAGAGAGAGCTAGAGACAGGGAACCCAAGAGAGAGATGAGGCAGTGAGGGGCGATGAAAATGCCACAGGAGCTCAAAACAAGTGCCAGAAACTCGTTTTTGTCATGTAGAGACTGGTGGAGGAAGACGACAGCATCCGGCTCATGCCATAGCGCAGGAGAGGCTAATTAGATCGGTGAGAGGAGGTGAGGAGATAGAATGGCAGGTGACAAAAGCGCCTACGGTCTGAAGCGGAGATTTGGAAGATCAACTCAGCTGTAAACTTACTATTTCAATGACTATGTTGTAGCACGAATCACGAAGGCTCTCCTCACATAATGCCCCAAATTTATCTTCGTTTCTGTTAACGGACAGTATCTATACACAGCTCGAGTATATACACAGTTTTTGACTCGATTGACATCAGCCACGTACGCCCACCTACCAAGCTAAAACGCGGGACCCACAATCGAAACCAGATGCTTTATTGCACTGTTGGCTCGTGAACCAAACAAACAGTGGACCcacattattatattttctacCCATCTTTCCACCCACTCGTACGTGCAAATTAATGTGATTATACTCTCAAGGATTGGTTAATGGCACGTACGGATATACGAGAAATGTCGATCAAAGACGTCAAGCGGGACCGATTCATTTGAATCCAACTTAACCGATCGTCGATGTCGCCATTGACGCAtccctcgccaatctccccttccTTGTCTGTCTTTGCCTTCCGCCATGGCTTCCGAGCAGATCTTATTTTCTAGGGTTTCCATTCTTCTGCTGCGCTGAGAATATAAACCACATTCTTCCACTCTGTCGAGCGGGCATTGATGGGCTAAGCGGCCTCACATCATTGTTTGGTCCAATCAAGAGTTTTGGCCCCATCGATACACACTGCAACGTTTCCACAAAACCTAGCCCTAAGTTTAGATTCTTTCTAAGTTAGTGGTTCTATCTGATGTGATCGtcttcgaggaggaggaggagggcaacCTCTCACGCCATCGATGGCTTACTCCAAGTTGGCTTCGACG
This DNA window, taken from Musa acuminata AAA Group cultivar baxijiao chromosome BXJ3-7, Cavendish_Baxijiao_AAA, whole genome shotgun sequence, encodes the following:
- the LOC135642438 gene encoding protein VAPYRIN-like; translated protein: METAMAVEKLLEVAESEVVIEFKPGTKCRSTLHLRSLHPSSAVAFKVQTSSPAKFHVNPPAGVLPPHASAALHVILRPQPHPPTAFPRSPSDRFLIKASLSSDRGDSATPSHSHDVKLKVAYVGPFLLRHAAALGDAAAVRHLLRRQPHLLPLLPPEAPATPAAAATPKGWTGVHAAAAAGEWEELRRMLEEEEEEAAVAEVVETRDAEGRTPVMVAAGKGHLRCVRELVEKWGAEKDARSRDGRTALYRAASNGDADTVAALLEMGADAGIATARGRTPLDVARDKGHQEVVELLERGEMVLTASRKGDLRRLECLLRKRVGVHSRDQYGLTALHAAAIKGHRDAVALLADFGMDLECQDVEGHTPLHLAVEGGCLETVETLIDMGANVNAKTNRGATPLVMARSMGYEAIAQLLATRGAVSSSCIASSSSSSTS